One window of the Thermomicrobiales bacterium genome contains the following:
- a CDS encoding ABC transporter substrate-binding protein: MLACATTPVSRRSLLAAGAAMTAAGAAGRVLRTAAAQDLEKVTLALDWYPNANHAGLFLAQERGYFAEAGLEVELYTPSDPTVVLQTVGAGRDDYGISYQTDVLLARAQEVPVVSVAALVQHPLMGVMSLASAGITRPADLAGTTVGYPGIPSQEAFLTTMMASDGASIDDLELINVDFNLVPAVISGQTDAVMGAYWTHETILAEQEGYPVSMMRVEDWGVPDYYELVLVTNEENAASPQVPALLGAIQRGYLDAIAEPDAAIAAMQAAYPELDAEVELIGIGLLSGVWLDPEGAFGVQTAERWTAYADWMKASGLIPEDLDPAQAFVSFALQAQASPEASPVAGP, translated from the coding sequence ACTGCCGCGGCGCAAGACCTGGAAAAGGTGACGCTGGCGCTCGATTGGTATCCGAACGCGAACCACGCGGGGCTCTTTCTGGCGCAGGAGCGGGGGTATTTCGCCGAAGCGGGGCTGGAGGTGGAGCTCTACACCCCGTCCGATCCGACCGTGGTGCTGCAAACCGTGGGTGCGGGCCGGGACGACTACGGCATTTCCTATCAGACCGATGTGCTGCTGGCGCGCGCGCAGGAAGTGCCGGTGGTGAGCGTGGCGGCGTTGGTGCAGCATCCGTTGATGGGGGTGATGTCGCTGGCGTCGGCGGGGATCACGCGTCCGGCCGATCTGGCGGGGACCACGGTGGGCTATCCCGGCATTCCGAGCCAGGAAGCGTTCCTGACCACGATGATGGCCAGCGATGGCGCCTCGATCGACGATCTGGAGCTGATCAACGTCGATTTCAATCTCGTGCCGGCGGTCATTTCCGGGCAGACCGATGCGGTGATGGGGGCGTATTGGACGCACGAAACGATTCTGGCCGAGCAAGAGGGCTACCCGGTTTCCATGATGCGGGTGGAAGACTGGGGCGTGCCCGACTACTACGAGCTGGTGCTGGTGACGAACGAGGAAAACGCCGCCTCGCCCCAGGTTCCGGCGTTGCTGGGGGCGATCCAGCGCGGGTATCTGGACGCGATCGCCGAGCCGGATGCCGCCATCGCCGCCATGCAGGCCGCCTATCCGGAACTGGATGCGGAGGTGGAGCTGATCGGCATCGGGTTGTTGAGCGGGGTCTGGCTCGATCCGGAGGGGGCGTTCGGGGTGCAGACGGCGGAGCGCTGGACCGCGTACGCCGATTGGATGAAAGCGTCCGGGCTCATTCCGGAAGATCTGGATCCGGCGCAGGCGTTTGTCAGCTTCGCGCTGCAGGCGCAGGCGAGTCCGGAGGCCAGCCCGGTTGCCGGACCGTAG